A single genomic interval of Seriola aureovittata isolate HTS-2021-v1 ecotype China chromosome 10, ASM2101889v1, whole genome shotgun sequence harbors:
- the st8sia2 gene encoding alpha-2,8-sialyltransferase 8B, with product MPLVFRTLLFGFVTLLVVVLIIDDIAEVEEETANTGHSKKMNLQKLLPKPHRKAAAHVDPTALTRLRIDVNHHRPSYNHTAKLSSNNWTFNKTLSNLIRKSILRFFDPERDISILKGTLKPGDIIHYVFDRHSTTNISENLYRLLPTISPMKNQHHRRCAIVGNSGILLNSSCGPEIDSHDFVIRCNLAPVEEYSRDVGRRTNLVTMNPSVVQRAFMDLVSEEWRHRFLQRLQSLSGSVLWIPAFMAKGGEERVEWALRLILLHTVDVRTAFPSLRLLHAVRGYWLTNNVHIKRPTTGLLMYTMATRFCEEIHLYGFWPFALDPQGKPVKYHYYDTLKYEYTSSSSPHTMPLEFRTLSTLHRQGALRLHTGTCDAERRPQRELQSK from the exons ATGCCGCTCGTATTCCGCACGCTGTTGTTCGGCTTTGTAACGCTGCTGGTTGTGGTTTTGATAATTGATGATATTGCAGAAGTGGAGGAAGAAACTGC gAACACTGGACATTCAAAGAAGATGAACTTGCAGAAGCTCTTGCCTAAACCACACAG AAAGGCGGCGGCACACGTGGATCCCACTGCTTTGACAAGACTGAGGATAGATGTGAACCACCATCGGCCGAGCTACAATCACACTGCCAAGCTCTCGTCAAACAACTGGACCTTCAACAAGACCCTCTCCAACCTCATCAG GAAGAGTATTCTGAGATTCTTCGACCCGGAGAGAGACATCTCGATCCTCAAGGGCACTCTGAAACCAGGAGATATCATCCATTATGTTTTTGATCGCCACAGCACCACAAACATCTCAGAAAATCTCTACCGTCTTCTGCCAACCATATCCCCCATGAAAAACCAACATCACAGGCGCTGTGCCATTGTGGGAAACTCTGGGATTCTgctgaacagcagctgtggcCCAGAGATTGACTCGCACGACTTTGTTATCag GTGTAACCTGGCGCCAGTGGAGGAGTACTCTCGGGATGTGGGGCGGCGTACCAACTTGGTGACCATGAACCCCTCGGTGGTGCAGCGGGCCTTCATGGACCTGGTCAGTGAAGAGTGGAGGCATCGATTCCTGCAGCGGCTTCAAAGCCTCAGTGGCAGCGTGCTCTGGATCCCGGCCTTCATGGCCAAGGGGGGAGAGGAGCGTGTGGAGTGGGCCCTCCGTCTCATCCTGCTGCACACTGTGGACGTACGCACCGCCTTCCCCTCGCTGCGCCTTCTCCACGCTGTCAGAGG GTATTGGCTCACCAACAACGTCCACATCAAGCGTCCGACCACTGGCCTCCTCATGTACACGATGGCCACTCGCTTCTGCGAGGAGATCCATCTTTATGGCTTCTGGCCCTTTGCACTCGACCCACAGGGCAAACCAGTTAAATACCACTACTACGACACTCTGAAATACGAGTACACGTCCAGCTCTAGTCCTCACACCATGCCGCTGGAATTCAGGACCCTGAGCACATTGCACAGACAGGGGGCGCTCCGGCTCCACACTGGGACCTGTGATGCAGAGAGGAGACCACAGAGGGAGCTCCAGAGCAAATAG